A window of Ictalurus furcatus strain D&B chromosome 4, Billie_1.0, whole genome shotgun sequence genomic DNA:
ACTAAACAATTCCCAACCGTGTTGAAGGAGAGAGCGATTATCTCAGCAGAGTGACCCTAAAGGAGACAGTGAGTGTGagataaaaagacaaacaaaagagaaaatgagaaattagTCATTATTCTACACCAAGGACAAAAATAGCAAATGTAGGATCTTTAAGATCACTGAAGAGGAATTGTCCCATGCAAAGGCCCAACCTAATAACTTTCCTGAATAAGATTTGAATAGCATCTCTAAGTAGTCACTTGGTATGGGACTATCTATATCATAGCAGCACTATTCAATATGGTAATTCAATGCCTCTTGTCACAATACAGTCACAGCTGACCcacaatataaacaaatcaatgcAAATTTACAGCAAGTTTCTCCTCATAAAATCAGCTGTAATTCTGTTTtacagtatgttcatttattaaaaatttaccCAGGATAACTACTATACTAATTATGACAAAACCTGTCCATGTAGTCACACAAACAAATGTAGTGAATGAGATGCTTCTGAAATTTTCACGTGTGTTCATTGCATAAagcatgttttttaaaatagattgAAAGTTACAGAACGTGCCATTTTTATTCAGGAAATTTAATCTATTCCTTCACACAGCAGCAGGCActctttttttcatatattgTTTACACTTACAAGTTGAGGggcacttacacttacacttacaaCCTTTCCATCCCTCATTATGATATTTATTCGAAACATGAAGTATTTTACTGCTGCTGTTTAAACACTTTTACCACCCATATGAAATGGAAACTGCATCAAAGCACAGCACTGCCTTCTGGTTAAGTCTATAGTAATGCATACTCCTCATCGAATTCCTTATCTAATGGTCAATAAAACAGATGGACTAAAGTAATAGAACTGCACTTTAAGATGGCCACAGTGCCTCAGCTGAGGGTAGGGGACAAAATAGAATTGGAACACAGCCAGAGATACGCACCGCTAGGGTGGAAACCTCTTTACCACTCTCCACATCCCATAATTTGGCTGTAGTGTCCATACTGCCTGTGGCAACAAGGGTACTCTGTGGGTTGAAGGTTACACAGACCTGCAgaggacatacacacacacacacacacacacacacacacacacacacacacacacacacacacatgcattgtTCGGCTGTACAATCTGTACAGTCAACTGGAGTgttatttattgtctttttgAGGATGATATCAAAGCATGTTTCTGATAGATGGAAAAATGTCCTAATGTGTAATATAAAGGATTATtaacaacatattttttattattctgtaataactatgaattattcagtaaccacAGTGGAATTAATAGGAAAATGCATGTAGTTATTAGAGTGACAATATGAGCCTGTCACCGATGAGTCCAGGGACTTTAAGGAATGTATACAGTGTGCGAACAAGAGATTCACCTAGATTTTAGATTCATACATAGGTTTTTCACAATGGATCTAATTTCAGAATCAAATCAGCTCTTGCAGACTCGAGCTGTAAGACTTACAATTTCTGCTGTGTGTCCTCTGAACGTGTAGAAACACTTTCCAGTTTCGGCACTCCATAATTTGCAGGTCTTATCAAAGGAGCCTGTAGCTATTTTATCACTGAGAAAGACAAAGGTACACAGAAACACAGGAAGACAAACatacacagaaaataaaaatgaatctgtTTCTGTCCATACATTTCCATATATCTGGAAATGTAGTCAATTATACTGATTTCTTTATCACAGTGATTTATAAACCAATTTTATAAACCAAGCTTTGGCAAAAGCAAACACAACATGGTAATGCGTATATAGTGAATTATAATAAGACAGAGATTCACAATGCACATCCTTTCACCTGAGTAACAACTTTCAGAAAATGTATATACTGAATGAATATATTGCACATATGCTTAGAATAAATTGCATAATTTGTCAAATTGTCTGCACAATATGTATGCTAAGCCAATCACTTCTTTAAACACCTTTATAAAGAGAAAGGGATtgacagagaaggagagagacctGTCCTGTCcaatttgtttataaaagtctATTGTACAGTGGATGCATCAGCTAGGCTAAACTATCTAGAGCAGGGGCTACATATTTTTGAGTCTCGGACAGGTGACAGACAGCACATGACTGAAGCTTGCAAATTGAGCCTAACTttacagggagagagaaataagcTGTTTTGAACTGAGAGAAAATTAATGAAGGGGACAAAgcaagagaaacacagagataaagaaagacagataaagaCACAAAAGGGGAAGAGGGATAAGGAAATGAGCACCTGACTCAAAATGACAAGAGCTCCCACATAACGGCCTGGAGCTGGCTGAacctatagtgtgtgtgtgtgtgtgtgtgtgtgtgtgtgtgtgtgcgtgtgtgtgtgtgtgtgtgtgtgtgtgtgtgtgtgcgtgtgtgtgctcagGTTTTGTTTGAACTTCATTTTTGTCAATTTAAGTCAACAAGTGACGTGGCATTTTTGactacatacagtgccctctgctaatattggcacccttggtaaatatgagcaaagaaggctgtgaacaatTGTCTTAGCTGTTTAACctcttgatcttttgttcaaaaaattcacaaaaatactctgctctcatgggtatcaaacaattgcaaaaacaacacagatcccttgctatgtattctccaacctcatcaggtattataggagaagactcagagctgtgatcttggcaaagggaggtagcaaaaagtattgactaaaagagtgccaataattgttgcacacctgtatttaacaaagatttttatttattataatcctgtgttttgtttgcactgatggtggaaattggcattttcaatgcttgtgctattttcctATAGCCATTTTGTGAAGATCAACAACttttttgccgcacatcacagctatattccatggtctaacccattgttatgaatgactaaaggaatttggcctgtgtgttacctcatatttatacccctgtgaaacaggaagtcatggttgaacaatttcctgttcaccagtcacccaggtgtactaataaaatgtaaaatatcagcgGGAATATAgttcacatatatttttttcatattaattcataggggtggcaataattgttgcacacctatatttaacaaagatgtggggtttttttttagaaatctgcattgtgtttgcaattgtttgagatccattagagcagagaattttttgtgaattttctgaacaaaatatcaaaaggttaaacaataaagacacattttcacagcctgctttgctcatatttaccaagggtgccaatattagtgttgGGCACTCTATATGagcaaaggtttgtggacacctgatgaccacacctacagtatatgtgctttttgaacatgtAGTCATGTAGCCAGATGTCGTcccccatttgctgttataataatctccactcatctgagaaggctttccactagattttggagcgtggctgtggggatttgcccattcagacacaagagcattaatgagatcaggcactgatgccaggcgaggaggcctggggtgcagttaaTGTTCCAGATTATCTCAAAGGTGTTAAATGAGGTTCAAATGCAGGCTACCTGagttccactccaaccttcgcAAACTGTGGACCTCGTTTTGTGCACGTTTTGTGCTCCTTTCATGGACCTCGTtttgtgcacaagggcattgtcatgctgggatatgtttgggccctttagttcaagtgaagggaaattgtaatgccacagcatacaaagacatcctgtacagttgtgtgtttccaaatttgtggcaacagtttggaaaagaatcaaatatAGATCTGATGgtaaggtgtccacaaacctttggacatatagtgtaaGAGTTTATATTCAAGGTAGGTCTGAGAATTCTGATTCTGAATTGTGGAACAGAGAAGAAATTTAtggtaattaataataataataataataataataataataataatggtgctgctgatgatgataataataataatggtgatgatgatgatgataataataataataataataataataataataattacccaTAGGGATTATTGAATGCGATGGCATAAACAACATTTCTGTGCCCCTCCAGTGTGTGCAATTCCTCTCCAGACACGGTGTCCCATATTTTACATGTTCTGTCATAGCTCCCGGTTATGAAACTGCAGACAAGATGAGGGAGAAAAGGATGAgtggaggagtgagtgagtgagaggaaCATGAGCAGCTGAGATAAACTCACCTTGACCCTGATTTATTGAAGTCGACATTAGTAAGAGGCAGGATGTGAGCCTGAAGCAcctagagagagggagagaaagagagagagaggagtaagAGGGAGGGAATGATGGATGGCGAGAGTGTGTTGTGAAGTCATGCACTTAAGTGCATTAATTCATTTCTAATCTATAACTCTGACTGAGTGATTTACACACATCAATAATTCAGCCTGTAAACCATGGCTTCCCAGTGGATCGTGGTGGTATTGCATCCAGTAGAGGTGGCACAAATATTATTCTTTCAGCATGCACAGCTGCAGAGACAGCTGTGGCAAACAAAACAAGTGTTATTTTGTGCATGCATGGATTTCTCTTGCTGCTTCACATGTTAATGTACTTGGCACTGAAATCTTAGTTTTTCAAGAACACAGGGCACAATTTCCATTATTCCATTTGAATCGAAACCTGCTGCATTTTCCCCTTAATACAAATCATTTCAGCACATAAGAACACAGCAATTTTACTGTGGACATAGACAACTGGCCTGTATGCAAATAGTACAGTTCGACTGCAATGAGAAAGCAACTCGACCCAGCCTAACGGCAAGAAGTGAACCAAGTGCAATAAGTGGCAGTATTTCTTATTAATAATTGTCTTATTACTAATTTTGCCAGCATTCACTGTCCTGCTGAATAAGAAATGTGGCTTGTTGTTATGTAACAGCATAACAAACAAGTCCATAGAGTATGAATTGTTGAAACTTTGTCAACTTTCCAAGTCTTCTGTTAATTTCAGGGCAGGATGGTGAGTTGTTTATTCTGCCAAGCCTTGATGGAACTGCATGATGAACATGATTAATGCCCAAATTGTTTGGGATCTGACCACTTACAGAGCCAAAATGTGCTTCGCAGCCTTTGAAAATGCTGCTGTCTATTCATGATCTTCCTCTGGAGCTGTGCAGCCAAAGCGAGGAATGAAGCAAATGGCAGATATAAGAGCAAAGGTAAGCTCCTTTGACATGTTGCAGCAGCAGAAGACTCTGCAGAACAGTCCCAGGGAAGAGAAGGGAGTGCCTTTACTGCATTGGAACACAGATTTGATTCTAATTCCCAGAATTGAGGCCCACTTAGAGAGTGTTGGTAGCTACACATCAAAACAGACTAAAGATCGGAGGGAAAATCAGGAGCACAACAGAGCAGTGGCACTGAATGTGCTACATTGCAAGTGTTAAGGCTGCTATGGAAAAATTCATTCGGATCCTCCAGCCAATATGGCTGGACAAGTGCCTAATGTGTTTCATGGTGCATTCACCCATGCAAGCTGCTGGGATATTCCACAATGTAGCAAGTTCTCTGATGAGCTCTCATGCACATTTAAGGGTGGGACACAGATTAGACTTTATAAAAGAGCAGACATACCAGCTGGTACCTGGATGGGTCTTTGGTTCACAAGTCAAGAAAGCATTAAATGATTGCCTCCTTCTGTCTGGGGCAATAGCAAAACACATGACACAACATGCTGCCCCTAGGTTTCGTCTAGCCAAAAGTAcatggacacttgaccatcaaaTCCATACAGCTTGTGAAATTTGTCATATGAATCAATAGAAGATGCAGGTATAAAATGCCTTTtgcataaaatatttctttttctgaCAAGCAGACACATAAGTGGATTGCAGTATCTTTGTTGGAGAACAGAGTTCAAACATGTCACACTGTGACCAAACCAAGCATTCCTGGAAAAAGACATTGCATTATATCACTAAACATCAGCCTATCTGTCCCTGCAGGTGAGAACATCCAGTGGTCTTAAGCACTATGTGGCAGTGATTGCCATTTCCACATGCAAAGTGGAAGTGGCACAATGCACATCCTATCACATGAATAACAACTTACAGAAAATTAATACAGTGAAtgaatatattacacatatgcttataataaatacaggttttttttgttttgttttgttttgtttttaattgcaatttttaaatgataatgttatttactgaagaaaataagttatccaataccaactgggcctgtatgaaaatgtattagcCCCTATAGTTACTTattcctcaaatctatgaaactgcattcataatggggttcagatgGACTAAACACAACcaagcctgattactgcaaaccctgttcaatcaaatcaacacttaaatagaaatttttcaacagcatgaagttggttaaaaggtcttacccagtaacacactatgccacagctgaaagaaattccagaaatgatgaggaaggaggtgattgaaataaatcagttgagaagggttataaagctatttcaaaggctccgGGACTCCAAATAACCACAGTGggagtcattatctccaaatagaaaaactTGACACagcagtgaaccttcccagaagtggccgaccttccaaaattcctccaagagcacaactactactcatccaggaagtcacaaaagtgccaaggacaacatcaaaggacctacaggcctctcttgcatcaataaaggtcactgttcatgactcgactatcagaaagacactgggcaaaaatggcatccattgaagagtggcgaggtgaaaaccactgctaacccagaggCTTGTcggaattttgccaaaacactccttgatgatcctcaatcCTTTGGACTGAtaagtcgaaagtggaactgtttggaaaacagggttttggcataaaccaaacacaaaaagaacatcatacctacagtcaagcatggtggtggaagtgtgatggtgtggggatgctttgctgtgtCAGggactgggcaacttgcaataattgcgGGAAACgtgaattctgttctctacaagaaaatcctaaaggagaatgtccagtcttcagtgcGTAAGTTGAGACTCAAGCATaattggattatgcagcaagacaatgatccaaagcattgGATAAGGTCCACCTCTGaatagctttaaaaaaagagcctaaattaaagttttagagtggcctagtcaaagtcctgacttgaaccaattgagatgctgtgacaagaccttaaacaggcagttcatacacaaaaaacatccaatgtggctgaactaaagcagttctgcaaagaagactgagccaaaattccaccacagcactgtgaaagactgatttcCAGTTATCAGAGGCGtttggttacagttattgctgctaaaggtggcacaaccagattttaacattaagggggaaattagtttttcacatgggtgataggttatataatgttgtatttaatttgaatttttttttttatattttatgaagattatatatatatatatatatatatataggtgtatAACGTTAGTGCCTTGCTGCATTGCTGGCTAAAgtattataatgtataaatCCAGTAGTTTATGCGAATCCATGTGCTGACTTGAAGAAGTTAAATGACAGGCTAGTGATGTCACATGGCAAAGGTTTGATTAGCTGATCAACCCATGATCTGACCTTGTTGACCCAGGGACACTTGTCACTTGGTAAAGTCTGGACAGGTACGTTTTAATTTACATcgcttgttttttgttgttgttgttgttgttttgtttgttgtagttttaaaaaaaaaaaaaaaaaaaactgaccctCTGCTGCCATCTGGTGGTTACAGTTTAAACACGTAACTCAAATTGCCAGTTTTTACTACTTTTTCTATTTACCACTGTGAAGTGCTCTTAAAAAGTATCTATATAAATTATGTGATGATAAAGTTACTACTCGTGCATAATCCTAAACATCCCTTGTTTAGGTTGATTACAGACTGTATAAACTTAAGAACAATAAGATAAACTACTTATCGATAAAAGAGGGTCACTTTAACTCTGTATTTCTAACCTTAGTCCTTCCAATAAGGTAACGCAGCTACAGAATTATTAGTTCCACTGGTAaagatgagtaaaaaaaaaaaaaaaaaaaatcaaacatatCTTTGTGATTATACAGTGTGTGGAAATGTAGAGGTAGTAAAAATTGTAActcttgtgttttctgttttcttccaaAACatctttccagaaccttcagaCTTTGTCTGTTATCCTTTTTGCCTTTGTGTCCGGTTTATTGCTACACTCTAAGTGTAAGTTCTATTATAACTTTGACCTTACTCTCAGTGCATAAATAAACCTAACACAAAGGCAAgaaaaaagaattggccttgccattccaataatTTGAACTTtggactgtatatacatattattGCCCTCACTCTGTTATGACTATTTTCTTAATGTTGAATAGGTCAACAAAGAAGAATTTGATTTCTGATATATTGATAATCATTTGTCAGAAACATCAGTGTgtgtagaaatgtgtgtgtgtgcatatgtgtttgTAGTTGCATACCTTGAACAAGTAAAAGTTGCGCTCATCTGGTTGGCTGAGTTTGTCCTGTAATCGTTGAATCAGCACTTTCACCTGATCGGTACGTGAGTCAGTGATTAATGGCTCGATTCTTCTGATTTCTgataacaactcattcacatcAGTGCTGAAATGAGATGCAGTGGGAATTGCTTTAACTATGAGCTTATATGtacataattaaacaaagtcCAATATTATAACTGTATTACAATGCATCACATGATTGCAAATTTGTAGGTTATATTAATCAATATATTAATGGTAGGTTAGCTTAATccaataaatctggactggGACGCTTTtaaaacacatatgggtgtgatgggcaAGTGTCCataaacatttggccatatagtagtgttttttttattttattattattttgttgttttttttgctctccATGATTTTCATCTAGCTCTGACACCTGCAGTGAGTTACCAATCTCAATGGctcttttattttcctctaGTTCTGTTGGTAGAGTACGTTTGAAAAGGAGCACCTGGCTAAGCTTATCAAACTACCTTGAGGGTTAGTTAAGGTCATACAGTCAATAATACATTGTTATGAAATGTAGCTAGTGTTAACTGTCTTAGTCTTAGTTTATGTCATCATATCCTTTACTCATGTTGGTATGCTAGTTACAATATCACTAAAATGATCACCCTTACTTTTATCTCCTTGGTTTATATATCGATCCTACTGAAAGTGTTATTTATGGTTAATTTCATGTATGTCTAGCTAGTTAACAAGCTAGTTCAGGCATCAAAATCTGTTAAAACAGTTTACAGCAGAACAAGACATGGCTTTGTTAGAAACCTGTCAATGTTGTCAACACTGTAAATGTCAAATGAAGTTCGCTGGGCTGTAGTCTCAGTAAAAGCTTCAGGAGCATGTTGGAAAGTGTGTGCACGGTCATCAGGCTCGTCTGTCATTTCTAACTGTTCATCAGCCCACCCCATAACTGTCAAATACCTTATCAGCTATGCCCTTTTAAATAGCATCAAATAACTCCTATAAAGCACATTCACTGTAAGAAAAAATACTGGGGGAGATATCAAGGACAACGGAACATGACAGATGTGCAACACAAAATGACAGAACACTATTCCCCAACGTAATTTGTGGAGATCTAtctaaaatgatcattttggcTTGTTTTCCATTCACTTGCATAGTAATGGCAGGGTTAATTGTTGTACTGcagccagccactagagggccgCATAGCCATAGTATTTTGGCTTCCCTTTTACAGACATATAGGCTATAGTATGCCCCAAATTTGTTTCTGAACAGTCAAAAAATTGCCacgattttaaatgttttgttgaagAGAGTTAATAAGTTTAAAACTATAAATGACAATCCTACTTTGCCCAGATCTGTGCCCAGCTAGCAGGTGACCCCAGATCCTTTGTGCTTTCAACCCACAAGGCTCTAATgcggtcaccaaccctcttccttgagatctacatTCTACATACAaatcctgcaggtttcatctccaaccaacatctaatcaagggcttcttaagacaatgattagatggtcagctgggcacgattatggttggagctaaactcttcaggaaggtagatagACCTCTAATGCTTTCATCTAAGGTTGTGGGGCCCCCCCTGTCAAGGTTAGAACATACTCGAAACATATGGACATGAACTTATTCTGATGCGCATTTTGGCTGTTTGAGTCGATATGTTTTGGATTACCTTTATTTTCAGACACCTTTAAATGGAAGCAGTATGCATATGAAATTACATTCATATAATATCAAGGACCTGGTACAGATAGCTTACAGTAATGGATACAAATGGCATCTACTCATCCAATCAAATTCAGTGCTATTTAGAATATGCTTGACGCAAGATCGAGTTCTGTACCAAATTTTGGGGCTCTAGCTTATTCTACTGAATATTGTGACATTGGTCCAAACCTATGAGTCTGCGAGTCCATTTGGACTGGCTTTGACCTGAGTTTCAAGTTGCTTCAAATAAGTTAAAGTACTGTAAACTGCATGCTGATGCATTTAAAACTGGCAAAGCTTTAACCACTCACTCTGGCATTAAATGCAGCAGGTCGATGCATCTGCTTCTCTCCTGTCCTCCTTTCTCATAGTCCAGAATTATACCTGCACAACAACCAAGTTCAGACTCAGTGTGCATGGGAATTAGGTGATACAATCCTGGACTGACCTGTCATAACAGTTTTCAGTACATCTCAGCATATGTTTAACCATTTTCCAAACCTGGATGACATTAAATCCTATATAACGCTGTGCTAGTGTGAGGGATCAGTTACTGTATGGAATACTGGGGTGTTAGTAATATTTAACAATGACTTTGAATTTGTtctgtaattattaatatgttGCATACATATTTAATGATATCTAATATTAAACAGTGATGTCTGAGTTTTTGTTCAGGAGCTAACTTAACACCTGTTTATGTTGACTATGAGTGTGTTCCGTAATATTTGTTTAGGTTCAGTAAAGCTGTAGgctatgtttttgtttagtaAGGCAAGTTAATAGTAAATATTAACTAGCGGAATATCTTTAGTCTTTATTCACGGTAATTAACGTCCTCGTTTTTTCTTAAAATCCTGAAACCAGGCGGTAATATATACAATACATAAAGAGACCATATTAAGCTGTAAAAGGAGTATTAAAAAGACATGTAGTGTTACTTTTTCATTATTACCTGGAGGGTAGTAGCGAATGTGGAGCCGCTTAAGTCTCATTTCTGCTCGAGTGTAACACAGCGTTACCACGGCAACCACGTCTATCTGCGCATGCGTCTCAAACAGGCGCATGTAATAATCGTATGTAATAAGTGGCTAGACTCCCAGGGGTGTCAGACGTACGGCCCGCGGGCCAAAACCGTCCCGCTAGTGGGTTCAATCCGGCCCGCAGGATGAattttgaaagtgaaaaaatgcataaaagacaCGAACTAGGAATTTTTAGTAAAATGCTTTCCCTAAATTTTCCGCTAGGTGCGCACTGTTTTAGTCAGAGTAGAAGACGCGGCACAACTGTTGGACTCAGACCGAACAGCAGACGGTAGCAATGCgccttctgctgtttgttattaCGACTAACTCTTTTAAAATGCTGCTTCAGACACTGATTGCACTTAAAGaatacagttctgtgaaaatgAATGCTTGCTGTAGTAATAGttaaaaaatgtgcaatttaatgTTAGTCAACAGCTTCACCACCAAACCAAACTCTTTTGTAGAATCCTATTGTTCATATGATGCCATaaattttaaagtgcaatacTATTTTTTTCAGTTCCAAATACCTGTGACTTAaagtttttttgcatttacacTGTGACCAGTTGTaatgcacacatgtaaatgataatcagaAGCAAATTGCACGTTTGTCTTAAGAAATCTGAGGTTGTTCATGatatgttttgtaaaaggatatttcattaaatatgaagatTTTCCTAATGTACTTGTACTTCTTTGCACGAAAACAAAGGGGAAAACCATTgacttattgttatttataggtAATTATGCTATGATTTTACTGGCCCGGCCCACTTGACATCTAATTAGGCTGTATGTGGCCCCTGAACTAAAATGACTTTGACACCTCTGGGCTAGACCATTCTCTTAAATGTTTCCCTTAAGCTAAATTATATGGCCaatagtttgtggacacctaaccaacacacccatatgtggttcatcccccaaactgttgctacaaaggtGGAAGCACTCAATTGTATTGgatgtatactgtagcattaagatttcccttcactggaaccaagaggcccaaacatgctccagcatgacaatggttttaatggttataataggaattgtattggttttaatggaaactgtaatggtccttgtgggtctctcttgtaatttgttgccttctattggtagcatattatgtctagtggatactattaaggaccaataatggtaatggtaatggttttaatggttagctgatggtttgttatggtatttacatttacatttattcatttagcagacgcatTTATCCGAATATATCAAACGATATATCAAACgtagaacaatacaagtaatgctaccatgcaagatttataatggAGTTCTAGAGGATcaaggtgtaagagccagactaagtttgtttttataaataatgtggggttggcattttatgGGTTAGTTACGGGCTCACAAAAGAGGTGGGTctgtagctgttttttgaagatagtgacagattctgcagtctggattgaggtgggaagttcattccaacactgaggaacagttagtgttaAGGTTCTGGAAAGTGACCTTGAGtcacactgagtaggcactactaagcgttggtcattaatcgatcacagattgcatgagggaacataagcACATAAGCCTCGAGGAGAGTGTTGAAGTAGGGGGGTGcagttccagacaaggtcttgtacgtgagcaacGTGAGGTATTTGtattggaaaccattagaatttctgtgatggtttctatttttttttttagcaaggcctgtacacaaactgagagtcctgacctcaacccaatgaacaactttgggatgaactggaatgccgactgtgccccaggcctcctcggccaatatcagtgcctgacctcactaatatgAATGGGATAatccccacatgctccaaaatctagtggaaaaccttgcCAGAAGAGTggcggttattataacagca
This region includes:
- the daw1 gene encoding dynein assembly factor with WDR repeat domains 1 produces the protein MRLKRLHIRYYPPGIILDYEKGGQERSRCIDLLHLMPDTDVNELLSEIRRIEPLITDSRTDQVKVLIQRLQDKLSQPDERNFYLFKVLQAHILPLTNVDFNKSGSSFITGSYDRTCKIWDTVSGEELHTLEGHRNVVYAIAFNNPYGDKIATGSFDKTCKLWSAETGKCFYTFRGHTAEIVCVTFNPQSTLVATGSMDTTAKLWDVESGKEVSTLAGHSAEIIALSFNTVGNCLVTGSFDHTLTLWDVPSGRRIHTLIGHRGEISSVHFNWDCSLIVSASMDKTCKVWEAENGQCLATLIGHDDELLDVCFNYTGQLIATASADGTSRVFNAETYQCVCKLEGHEGEISKVCFNPQGTRVLTASADRTARVWCVNSGSCLQVLEGHTDEIFSCAFNYEGDTIITGSKDNTCRIWR